The nucleotide window ACCTCTCCCAACCCCAAATACCGTGGTTTCTTCCATGGCGTCCGGGAGATTGTTCGGGAACAGGGTGAGTCCCAAGAAAGTGGCTCCCTGAGTCCCCATGCTgtggggacaggatgggaggTGGTGGATGGGCACAGGCTGAGGCAGGTGGCCTGGGGGAGATTTTTCTCTGCCACTTGAGGCTGGTCTCCCCTCCAACACCCTCTTTTGCAGGACTGAAGGGGACTTACCAAGGTTTAACAGCGACCATCCTCAAGCAAGGATCAAACCAGGCCATCCGCTTCTTCGTCATGACCTCCCTCAAGAACTGGTACAAAGGTATGGTACCCTGGGCTCCCCAGGCCACCCTGCCTGTGCCACCGGCTCCCCAACcacccctgggagctgggatggttATTCCATCCACACATACCCTGTTTCTCATGGCTAAGTCACTTGGAACAGAGGAAATGATGATGTGGTACCAGCTTGTGGGGCTGACAGGTCCTAGTGCTGGAGCATCACTTTCACACCCACCCTGAGCCCCACTATGTAGCATGGGCTTTGTGGGGCGAGTGCTGCTGGACAgtccccagctcagcaccacaCCCTGACCACAAGCAGCCAGACCTGGGACCTTCCTTGCAGGCTCCTTCAGGAATGTAGATGGGAATCCCAGCACTCTGCCCTCAACCTCTCTTCCTTCCCAGGGGACAATCCCAACAAGGCCATGAACCCCTTCGTAACAGGGGTGTTTGGAGCCCTTGCTGGAGCTGCGAGTGTCTTCGGCAACACCCCCTTGGATGTGGTGAAGACCAGAATGCAGGTACGGTGCCAGGGCCTGGTGTGGgactgctgtgcctgcagcaggctggggtgCTGTTTCATGCAGCCCCTGGGGCAGGCACATGATGTCTGCAAGGTTTGTTTTGGGAGATGTCTGTGATTGCTCCTGAGCCATGGGGAATGTTTGCACGGAGGTGGGGACATCCCTGTGGGATCTGATGTCCTGCAGCAGTGGAAAGAGATCAGTTCCTCATGGCACACCCCCAGCTTTCTGCCTCCCCCCTGAAATCCCCCAGGTGCAACCCTGGCTCTGGCCTCTgatcctgcttttcccttcccacaggGGCTGGAAGCGCACAAGTACAAGAACACCTGGGACTGCGCCTACCAGATCATGAAACATGAAGGGCCCCTGGCGTAAGCTCTGCAGTGGGGGTGGCCGGTGGGGAggatgggcagggcaggggctgtgagGGCACCCAGCCCCATGGCCCCCCCTCTCTATCCCTGGCAGGTTTTACAAAGGTACAGTGCCTCGCTTGGGCCGAGTGTGTCTTGACGTGGCTATCGTCTTCATCATCTACGATGAGGTGGTCAAATTCCTCAACAAGGTGTGGAAAACGGACTGAGGGGCCGGGCCAGGCAGCCCCCGCCTCCTGTGCCCCGCAGGGCttcagctggagagcagagacC belongs to Parus major isolate Abel chromosome 15, Parus_major1.1, whole genome shotgun sequence and includes:
- the SLC25A1 gene encoding tricarboxylate transport protein, mitochondrial isoform X2, with the translated sequence MAAQWCPCKAPGWHRALLLCGVLKDFGGLAGGIEICITFPTEYVKTQLQLDEKANPPRYKGIGDCVKQTVRDHGIRGLYRGLSSLLYGSIPKAAVRFGMFEFLSNQMRDEQGRLDSTRGLICGLGAGVAEAVAVVCPMETVKVKFIHDQTSPNPKYRGFFHGVREIVREQGLKGTYQGLTATILKQGSNQAIRFFVMTSLKNWYKGDNPNKAMNPFVTGVFGALAGAASVFGNTPLDVVKTRMQGLEAHKYKNTWDCAYQIMKHEGPLAFYKGTVPRLGRVCLDVAIVFIIYDEVVKFLNKVWKTD
- the SLC25A1 gene encoding tricarboxylate transport protein, mitochondrial isoform X1, which produces MPVPAAPRSLAAAAPAGKAKLTHPGKAILAGGLAGGIEICITFPTEYVKTQLQLDEKANPPRYKGIGDCVKQTVRDHGIRGLYRGLSSLLYGSIPKAAVRFGMFEFLSNQMRDEQGRLDSTRGLICGLGAGVAEAVAVVCPMETVKVKFIHDQTSPNPKYRGFFHGVREIVREQGLKGTYQGLTATILKQGSNQAIRFFVMTSLKNWYKGDNPNKAMNPFVTGVFGALAGAASVFGNTPLDVVKTRMQGLEAHKYKNTWDCAYQIMKHEGPLAFYKGTVPRLGRVCLDVAIVFIIYDEVVKFLNKVWKTD